Proteins from a single region of Flavobacterium sp. YJ01:
- a CDS encoding CDC27 family protein, translating to MNEERYILFDQYLQGELTVDEKNNFEKQLSEDPALASAFESFKEMHFQLDNKFGQEAEREIFTQNLTRISDKYFNKKKTKVVSLKPWYFAAAASVAIMFGLFFFDYNHYPNFEDYNHPESAYFTERGVSEETLKKAEDNFNGKRYEKAIPLFEAILKENNSLEIQYFYGISLLQVGKYVKAEDIFKELETGNSVYKEKAKWNLALSKLKQGKYEECKEVLQTISQDYEDYDEVERLLEELE from the coding sequence ATGAACGAAGAACGCTATATATTATTTGACCAGTATCTTCAAGGCGAACTGACCGTTGATGAAAAAAACAATTTTGAGAAACAATTATCTGAAGATCCAGCATTGGCATCGGCATTTGAGAGTTTTAAAGAAATGCATTTTCAACTAGATAATAAATTCGGACAAGAAGCAGAAAGAGAAATTTTTACTCAAAATCTGACTCGAATTTCAGATAAGTATTTCAATAAAAAGAAAACCAAAGTCGTTTCGCTTAAACCGTGGTATTTTGCCGCAGCAGCTTCTGTAGCCATTATGTTCGGATTGTTTTTCTTCGATTATAATCATTATCCAAATTTTGAAGATTATAATCATCCAGAAAGCGCTTATTTTACAGAAAGAGGCGTTTCTGAAGAAACTTTGAAAAAAGCCGAAGATAATTTTAACGGAAAAAGATATGAAAAGGCAATTCCGCTTTTTGAAGCTATTTTAAAAGAAAATAATTCGTTGGAAATTCAGTATTTCTATGGCATTTCATTATTGCAAGTTGGAAAATATGTAAAAGCAGAAGACATTTTTAAAGAATTAGAAACTGGAAATTCTGTTTATAAAGAAAAAGCAAAATGGAACTTGGCTTTATCAAAACTAAAACAAGGAAAATACGAAGAATGCAAAGAAGTTTTGCAGACTATTTCTCAAGATTATGAAGATTATGATGAAGTAGAAAGACTTTTAGAAGAACTGGAATGA
- a CDS encoding sigma-70 family RNA polymerase sigma factor → MSQNKIHPDQKYIDGLAANDSVVIEMIYKKFAPKAVLFITNNSGDKDQAQDVIQEVLILLFNQAKAKTLQLTCPFDAYFFLLCKRRWLNELKKSSNKGVTIYENVVSINESAHELIGQAEEFDEKQKLFDTMFQKLGEKCQEVLKLSFTLKSMEEVAEKLNVTYGYVRKKKSLCVGQLTEWIQEAKNFNYLKNN, encoded by the coding sequence ATGAGTCAAAATAAAATTCATCCTGATCAAAAATATATCGACGGACTTGCCGCAAATGATTCGGTTGTTATAGAGATGATATACAAGAAATTTGCTCCAAAAGCAGTATTGTTTATAACCAATAATTCAGGCGATAAAGACCAGGCGCAAGATGTAATTCAAGAAGTCTTAATCTTGCTTTTTAATCAGGCGAAAGCCAAAACACTTCAATTAACTTGTCCGTTTGATGCGTACTTTTTCCTTTTGTGTAAAAGACGCTGGCTAAACGAATTGAAAAAATCATCTAATAAAGGGGTAACAATTTATGAGAATGTAGTATCTATCAATGAATCTGCCCATGAACTGATCGGACAAGCGGAAGAATTTGATGAAAAACAGAAACTTTTTGATACCATGTTTCAAAAACTGGGAGAAAAATGTCAAGAAGTTTTAAAGCTCAGTTTTACGCTAAAATCGATGGAAGAAGTGGCCGAAAAACTTAATGTAACTTATGGTTATGTTAGAAAAAAGAAATCATTGTGCGTCGGACAGCTGACAGAGTGGATTCAGGAAGCGAAAAATTTTAACTATTTAAAAAACAATTAA
- a CDS encoding PKD domain-containing protein, producing MKPHLSIFFILFSILSIGQTKVKDTITRRANISFIQNGNQVSYKPETPPLIPIAGAPKPSYSYLWELGDGHYSKEAEPKHVYKKKGTYTARLAVTNNYDNGKPPATRPKKVAVNDITDNNYKDIASIADQNGFAIIKNCDPIPEQEMVVVVSYQNLENYVSSGKLYLFYNEKQFKHNNFELSDFRTYAGEREVKENLVAAVDDLNDSNTLLASAEGNFKTKKYRNTTTEEDLDASLLDANKTYHNVSVLEFDDANPGETRNVFYTFKTTPEMIKDTSATVTMRGIFVPNRSYKNHKVKNLEMEIVTSHDPNKMGSNGRFMNYRLVRFKRVNFKTRFQNNGEGPARKIRLETDVPDMFDKKTFQIESMYPECPICPKGEEPTVSCLDTIIKQKQFIFTFKNIYLPGSEQKNVQEKDSTKGFVKYSMKFGEDFHKVKTKSRTAIIFDKNEPIITNYATTRFMPGISIGAKAGYNFYPDLDKSTSYFVGATLSPFKSYRFYWQVEWVNALNQYNSETIVADQFVTNANGTRQLQRTTTNIENKNINWEVPVLIRYNINNYIGVGAGIQANINVSSEQNQSVQTDLYEGDKENFLISSTATTNKVKNSFTNVNTGLLFDLTAGFARIGPSLGARYVINFEQNFNYIQVYGIWKF from the coding sequence ATGAAACCACATTTGTCTATTTTCTTTATTCTATTTTCTATTCTCTCAATAGGGCAAACCAAAGTAAAAGACACCATAACCCGAAGAGCGAATATCAGTTTTATTCAAAACGGAAATCAGGTTTCTTATAAACCCGAAACGCCACCTTTGATTCCGATTGCAGGTGCGCCAAAACCGAGTTATTCGTATTTGTGGGAATTGGGAGACGGACATTACAGCAAAGAAGCCGAGCCAAAACACGTTTATAAAAAGAAAGGCACTTATACTGCAAGACTTGCCGTAACGAATAACTACGACAACGGAAAACCGCCAGCAACACGTCCGAAAAAAGTGGCTGTAAACGACATTACAGACAACAATTATAAAGACATTGCTTCGATTGCCGATCAGAATGGTTTTGCGATTATTAAAAACTGTGATCCAATTCCAGAACAAGAAATGGTAGTCGTAGTGAGTTATCAAAATCTTGAAAATTATGTTTCAAGCGGAAAGCTTTATTTGTTTTATAATGAAAAGCAATTCAAACACAATAATTTCGAATTAAGCGATTTTCGAACATACGCAGGTGAACGTGAAGTAAAAGAAAATTTAGTTGCTGCGGTTGACGATCTAAACGATTCGAATACTCTTTTGGCTTCCGCCGAAGGGAATTTCAAAACCAAAAAATACCGAAATACGACAACCGAAGAAGATCTTGACGCTTCGCTTTTAGATGCCAATAAAACCTATCATAATGTTTCTGTTTTAGAATTTGATGATGCTAATCCAGGCGAAACGCGTAATGTTTTTTACACTTTCAAAACCACTCCAGAAATGATTAAAGATACGAGCGCAACAGTTACGATGCGTGGTATTTTTGTTCCTAATAGAAGCTACAAAAATCATAAAGTAAAAAATTTGGAAATGGAAATCGTAACGTCTCACGATCCAAACAAAATGGGATCTAACGGAAGATTTATGAATTATAGATTAGTGCGTTTTAAAAGAGTTAATTTTAAAACTCGTTTTCAGAATAATGGTGAAGGTCCGGCAAGAAAAATTCGTTTAGAAACCGATGTTCCAGATATGTTCGACAAAAAAACATTTCAGATTGAAAGTATGTATCCCGAATGTCCGATTTGTCCAAAAGGCGAAGAACCGACTGTGAGCTGTTTGGATACGATTATCAAACAAAAACAGTTTATTTTTACTTTCAAAAATATTTATCTTCCCGGAAGCGAACAGAAAAATGTACAAGAAAAAGACTCGACAAAAGGTTTTGTAAAATACTCGATGAAGTTTGGCGAAGATTTTCACAAAGTAAAAACCAAAAGCCGAACGGCAATTATTTTTGATAAAAACGAACCCATAATCACCAACTACGCCACTACTCGATTTATGCCCGGAATTTCGATTGGCGCAAAAGCGGGTTACAATTTTTATCCGGATTTAGATAAATCGACGAGTTATTTTGTGGGCGCAACGCTTTCGCCTTTTAAATCGTATCGTTTTTATTGGCAGGTTGAATGGGTAAATGCTTTAAATCAATATAATAGCGAAACTATAGTTGCTGACCAATTTGTAACCAACGCCAACGGAACAAGACAGCTGCAGCGCACTACAACTAACATAGAAAATAAGAATATTAATTGGGAAGTTCCTGTTCTGATTCGATACAACATCAATAATTACATTGGTGTTGGCGCGGGAATTCAAGCAAATATTAATGTTTCTTCCGAGCAAAATCAAAGCGTTCAAACGGATTTATATGAAGGTGACAAAGAAAACTTTTTAATTAGTTCGACCGCCACTACCAATAAAGTAAAAAACAGTTTTACAAATGTAAACACAGGTCTTTTATTTGATTTGACGGCTGGTTTTGCTAGAATCGGTCCGAGTTTAGGCGCGCGTTATGTGATTAATTTTGAACAGAATTTTAATTATATTCAGGTTTATGGAATTTGGAAGTTTTAA
- a CDS encoding CHAT domain-containing protein: MNLYHLYGLIFLFINLNVFGQNQEDQIYNAIDGFVAHPSAKALQNLRNTESDFWKSTKPKTKDELLAIVILNCNKAYYENQFGQTQNAISSYEKAWQIYQKNKLSNYDIIEFCLKPLGNLYTVLGDYDSAENTIKQYFFIVNTSKNYPEAQKQKFAAILNLSNVYQSSGKISLAIELLEKTLKTEQLSNLQKGILWNNLGNNYLLSSTGDLMRPETHQSATKAFESSIKLLENEKKQSETLSNSYRNLATLNRQRMNFETANSYLEKAEKLFLQTKNQQPRKLAKLYYEKALLLFDERKYDESRKQISVVFKTLIPNYNSKDILPNQNQLYAETVLTDALDLCGEILRINQPQKAISAFELSFYIEDLVMSGLVYENSKILMQLRSRNRTEKCISIYNELFKKEGKTSYLEKAFQLAESTKSGILKSYRSNIKNASAEEKKLLQELQNLNNAILKEQQKGDSADILKINQFIKKQNELVISLKKIQAENPDYITEKCDLKGLFKKLENDKAMMVYYFMGFENQYYFTLQNNRISLNRLSFGDGKIYNIIHFIDYFNNANAITNDISGYVNSGKIAYDLLKLPTNYVNQNLIIVPDGILNFLPFEALITRESNTTNFAKMNYLMNDFKIAYNTSANIYLNSKPVSKSEKTVLGVFPVFEKSAFELRYSKKELESIRSNFKGKYLENAQASFSNFKNNAPNFSILHLSTHASSGDIETPASIKFYDQEILYSELYNLHINPDLVVLSACETGIGKLYKAEGAMSIARGFQFAGAQNLLFSLWKVNDFTTSVFMADFYKNIKNDVSYFEANANAKRDYLNDKSIPNAKKSPYYWSSFVYYGSISTEEKSGNYIAYIVSLLIVIGLFLVFNQYRNGKSSRDSQKREL; encoded by the coding sequence ATGAACTTGTATCACTTATATGGTTTAATCTTTCTCTTCATAAATCTGAATGTTTTCGGACAAAATCAGGAAGATCAAATTTATAATGCGATTGATGGTTTTGTGGCTCATCCTTCCGCGAAAGCGTTACAAAATTTAAGAAATACTGAAAGTGATTTTTGGAAAAGTACAAAGCCCAAAACAAAAGATGAGTTATTGGCGATTGTCATTTTAAATTGTAATAAAGCGTATTACGAAAACCAATTTGGGCAAACTCAAAATGCAATTTCCAGCTATGAAAAAGCTTGGCAAATCTATCAGAAAAATAAACTTTCAAATTATGATATAATTGAGTTTTGCTTAAAACCGCTCGGTAATTTATATACCGTTTTAGGCGATTACGACAGTGCAGAAAATACTATAAAACAGTATTTTTTTATTGTAAATACTTCCAAAAATTATCCTGAAGCGCAAAAACAAAAGTTTGCTGCAATTCTAAATTTATCGAATGTTTATCAGAGTTCGGGCAAGATTTCTTTGGCAATTGAACTTTTAGAAAAAACTTTAAAAACGGAGCAATTATCCAATTTACAAAAGGGAATTTTATGGAATAATTTGGGAAATAATTATTTATTGAGTTCAACAGGAGATTTGATGAGACCAGAAACTCATCAAAGTGCGACAAAAGCATTTGAATCTTCTATCAAACTTCTTGAAAACGAAAAAAAACAATCGGAAACTTTATCAAATTCGTATCGGAATTTGGCAACGCTAAACCGTCAAAGGATGAATTTTGAAACCGCAAATTCTTATCTGGAAAAAGCTGAAAAACTATTTTTGCAAACTAAAAATCAGCAGCCTCGAAAACTAGCCAAACTGTATTACGAAAAAGCTTTGCTTCTCTTTGATGAAAGAAAATATGACGAAAGCAGAAAGCAAATTTCAGTTGTTTTTAAAACATTGATTCCAAATTATAATTCGAAAGATATTCTTCCAAACCAAAATCAATTGTATGCAGAAACTGTTTTAACGGATGCGCTCGATTTGTGTGGAGAAATTCTAAGAATCAATCAACCTCAAAAGGCGATTTCAGCTTTTGAGCTTTCTTTTTACATCGAAGATTTAGTGATGAGTGGTTTAGTTTATGAAAATTCTAAAATCTTAATGCAATTGCGATCTCGAAATCGTACCGAAAAATGCATTTCGATTTATAATGAATTATTTAAAAAAGAAGGCAAAACTTCTTATTTAGAAAAAGCTTTTCAATTGGCTGAAAGTACAAAATCTGGAATTTTAAAAAGTTATCGTTCCAATATTAAAAACGCTTCCGCGGAAGAAAAAAAGCTTTTACAAGAACTTCAAAATTTAAATAATGCCATTTTAAAAGAACAGCAAAAAGGAGATTCTGCTGACATTTTAAAAATTAATCAGTTCATAAAAAAGCAAAATGAATTGGTGATTTCACTTAAAAAAATCCAAGCTGAAAATCCAGATTATATTACTGAAAAATGTGATTTGAAAGGATTATTTAAGAAACTCGAAAATGATAAAGCGATGATGGTTTATTATTTTATGGGATTTGAGAATCAATATTACTTCACTTTACAAAATAACCGTATTTCATTAAATCGCCTTTCTTTTGGAGATGGAAAAATCTATAATATTATTCACTTTATAGATTATTTCAACAATGCGAATGCCATTACTAATGATATTTCTGGTTATGTTAATTCTGGAAAAATCGCTTATGATTTATTAAAATTACCGACTAATTATGTCAATCAAAACCTCATCATTGTTCCCGACGGAATTTTGAATTTTCTTCCTTTTGAAGCTTTAATTACCCGAGAATCGAATACGACAAATTTTGCGAAAATGAATTATTTAATGAACGATTTTAAAATCGCTTATAATACTTCGGCAAATATTTATCTGAATTCAAAACCTGTTTCAAAATCAGAGAAAACGGTTTTGGGAGTTTTTCCAGTCTTCGAAAAATCAGCTTTTGAATTGCGTTATTCTAAGAAAGAATTAGAATCGATTCGAAGTAATTTTAAAGGGAAATATTTAGAAAATGCTCAAGCGAGTTTTTCTAATTTTAAAAATAATGCACCCAATTTTTCTATTTTACATTTGAGTACACACGCTTCTTCTGGCGATATTGAAACTCCGGCAAGCATTAAATTTTACGATCAGGAAATTTTGTATTCTGAATTGTATAATCTGCATATTAATCCAGATTTAGTGGTTTTAAGCGCTTGCGAAACTGGAATTGGAAAATTGTACAAAGCAGAAGGCGCGATGAGTATTGCAAGAGGTTTTCAGTTTGCCGGAGCGCAGAATTTGCTTTTTTCTTTATGGAAAGTAAACGATTTTACGACTTCGGTTTTTATGGCTGATTTTTATAAAAACATTAAGAATGATGTTTCTTATTTTGAAGCCAATGCCAACGCAAAACGAGATTATTTGAACGATAAATCGATTCCGAATGCAAAAAAATCGCCATATTATTGGAGTTCTTTTGTGTATTATGGTTCTATTTCTACTGAAGAAAAATCAGGAAATTATATCGCTTATATCGTTAGTTTATTGATTGTAATTGGCTTATTTTTGGTTTTCAATCAGTACAGAAATGGAAAATCTTCACGAGATTCTCAAAAAAGAGAATTATAA
- a CDS encoding retropepsin-like aspartic protease, which produces MENLHEILKKENYKKIKFKITKTQHLQIKAKINGISGNFILDTGASNTCVGFESIERFELAAKNSKTKASGAGGTGMTTQISSQNKLQLGSWKNKDFSIVIFDLSHVNEALESFKAKPVHGIIGADVLLEGKAIIDYFNHYLYLK; this is translated from the coding sequence ATGGAAAATCTTCACGAGATTCTCAAAAAAGAGAATTATAAAAAAATAAAATTCAAAATCACTAAAACACAGCATCTACAGATTAAAGCCAAAATTAACGGCATTTCTGGCAATTTTATTTTAGACACTGGTGCATCTAATACCTGCGTAGGTTTTGAAAGCATTGAACGTTTTGAATTGGCTGCAAAAAACTCAAAAACAAAAGCTTCTGGCGCTGGCGGAACCGGAATGACAACGCAGATTTCTTCTCAAAATAAATTACAATTAGGAAGCTGGAAAAATAAAGATTTTAGTATCGTAATTTTTGATCTTTCTCATGTCAATGAAGCTTTAGAATCTTTTAAAGCAAAACCTGTTCATGGCATTATTGGCGCAGATGTTTTATTGGAGGGAAAAGCGATTATTGATTATTTTAATCATTATTTGTACCTTAAGTAG
- a CDS encoding TCR/Tet family MFS transporter — MLQKDKSAAIGFIFITMLIDITGWGIIIPVVPKLIEELIHGDISEAAKIGGWLTFAYAITQFVFAPVIGNLSDKFGRRPIILISLFGFSLDYILLAFSPTIVWLFIGRIIAGVTGASITTASAYIADVSTPENRAKNFGLIGAAFGLGFIIGPVIGGLLGQYGSRVPFYAAAVLCMLNFLYGFFILPESLKKENRRAFDWKRANPVGAILGLRKHPTLIGLISAIFLLYVGSHAVQSNWSFFTIYQFNWDERMIGISLGIIGLLVGVVQGGLIRYINPKLGNEKSIYVGLALYTIGMLLFAFATESWMMFVFLIPYCLGGIAGPALQSVVASKVDPTEQGEIQGTLTSLMSASSIIGPPMMANTFYFFTHNDAPFKFAGAPFILGGFLMLLSTIVAYFSLKKHAVPKVEIDNKEII, encoded by the coding sequence ATGCTACAAAAAGATAAATCTGCAGCCATTGGTTTTATTTTCATAACCATGTTAATTGATATTACAGGATGGGGAATTATCATTCCTGTAGTACCAAAATTAATCGAAGAATTGATTCATGGTGATATTAGTGAAGCAGCAAAAATAGGCGGCTGGTTAACTTTCGCGTATGCGATAACTCAATTTGTTTTTGCCCCTGTAATTGGAAATTTGAGTGACAAATTCGGAAGAAGACCAATTATCTTAATTTCGCTTTTCGGGTTTTCATTAGATTATATTTTATTGGCATTTTCACCAACTATTGTTTGGCTTTTCATCGGAAGAATTATTGCTGGTGTCACTGGCGCTAGTATTACAACAGCTTCAGCTTATATTGCCGATGTGAGTACGCCAGAAAACAGAGCAAAAAACTTCGGATTAATCGGCGCCGCTTTCGGATTAGGATTTATAATCGGACCTGTTATTGGAGGACTTTTAGGTCAATACGGATCAAGAGTGCCATTTTACGCAGCGGCAGTTTTGTGTATGTTGAACTTTCTTTATGGATTTTTCATTCTGCCAGAATCACTTAAAAAAGAAAACCGCAGAGCTTTTGACTGGAAACGCGCCAATCCTGTTGGAGCCATTTTAGGTTTGAGAAAACATCCAACTTTAATTGGTTTAATCTCAGCGATATTTTTGTTGTACGTAGGTTCTCATGCCGTACAAAGCAACTGGAGTTTCTTTACAATCTATCAATTTAATTGGGATGAAAGAATGATCGGAATTTCTTTAGGAATAATTGGTCTTTTGGTTGGCGTAGTACAAGGTGGATTAATTAGATATATTAATCCAAAATTAGGAAATGAAAAAAGTATTTACGTTGGTTTAGCTTTATACACAATCGGAATGTTGTTATTTGCCTTCGCAACAGAAAGCTGGATGATGTTTGTCTTCTTAATTCCATATTGCCTTGGCGGAATTGCCGGCCCTGCCTTACAATCTGTTGTAGCAAGTAAAGTAGATCCAACTGAACAAGGAGAAATTCAGGGAACTTTGACCAGTTTAATGAGTGCTTCTTCTATTATTGGTCCTCCAATGATGGCGAATACTTTTTACTTTTTTACTCATAATGATGCGCCATTTAAGTTTGCAGGAGCACCCTTTATTTTAGGAGGTTTTTTAATGTTATTGAGTACAATTGTGGCTTATTTTTCGTTGAAAAAACATGCTGTTCCAAAAGTAGAAATTGATAATAAGGAAATAATATAA
- a CDS encoding efflux RND transporter permease subunit, producing the protein MKLAEISIKRPSLVIVLFTILILGGLFSYSQLGYELIPKFETNVITVSTVYPGASPSEVENTVTKKIEDAIASLENIKKIDSKSYESLSVVSITLLSTANVDISMNDAQRKINAILSDLPDDADPPSLTKFSLSDLPIMTLGANGKMDEAAFYDLIDKKIAPVLSRVQGVAQVNIIGGQEREIQVNLDAVKMQGYGLSVPQVQQTILTSNLDFPTGNIQTRNQKILIRLAGKYKNVEELRNLVVSSQNGIQVRLGDIADVQDTQKIAEKIARVDQKSAIVLQIVKQSDANAVAVSEQLIKTIATLENDYKSSQLKLEVAKDSTVFTLEAADSVVHDLLIAVILVAFVMLFFLHSIRNSLIVMVSIPASLIATFIGIYLLGYTLNLMSLLGLSLVVGILVDDAIVVLENIYRHMEMGKSRIRASYDGTAEIGGTVTSITLVIVVVFLPIAMSTGLVSNIITQFCVTVIISTMFSLLASFTIIPWLSSRFGKLEHIEGKNLFGRIILGFESYLTRFTDWISNLLNWCLDHYIKTMGIILVLFFGTIFWLMGGGYIGGEFFASSDSGEFLVQIEMPKDASLEQTNFMTQKAEAFLKGEKYVFSQITTVGQTSEGLGAAQATAYKAEIDVKMIEQKDRTDDANVYAAKTKRKLEKILVGAKVKTVPVGILGTAEDATLGLIVTGPNVESAMKFAKMAEAELRTIPGTTEIKLTVEDGNPEINVQVDRDKMAALGLTLQTVGLTMQTAYSGNTDGKFRAGEYEYDINIKYNEFDRKNITDVSNLIFINNAGQQIKLNQFATITEGSGPSKLERRDKTASVTVQGQNVGVPAGTIVTQWQEKLDKLKKPVGVNYIWGGDQENQSEGFGTLGIALLAAIILVYLVMVGLYDSFVHPFVVLFAIPLSFIGVLFALALTNNTLNIFTILGVIMLIGLVCKNAIMLVDYTNQRRAAGESIRNALIQANHARLRPILMTTIAMVFGMFPIALASGAGAEWKNGLAWVIIGGLISSLFLTLIVVPVIYDIMEKIIRKFSKGEKIDYEAEMVADYEHTELSEDGFNPKHTH; encoded by the coding sequence ATGAAATTAGCCGAAATATCCATAAAACGTCCGTCGTTAGTAATTGTATTGTTTACAATTCTAATTCTAGGTGGATTGTTCAGCTACAGCCAGTTAGGCTACGAGCTGATTCCAAAATTCGAAACCAACGTTATTACGGTTTCAACTGTTTATCCAGGAGCTTCTCCAAGTGAGGTTGAAAATACGGTAACAAAGAAAATTGAGGATGCGATTGCATCTCTTGAAAATATCAAAAAAATTGACTCTAAATCTTATGAGAGTTTATCTGTAGTATCTATCACATTGCTTTCTACTGCAAATGTTGATATTTCGATGAATGATGCTCAGCGTAAAATCAATGCGATTTTGAGTGATTTGCCAGATGATGCCGATCCGCCTTCGTTAACCAAATTCTCTTTGAGTGATTTGCCAATTATGACGCTTGGTGCGAATGGTAAAATGGATGAAGCCGCTTTTTATGATTTGATTGATAAAAAGATTGCACCAGTTTTATCTCGTGTACAAGGGGTTGCTCAGGTAAACATTATCGGTGGTCAAGAGCGTGAGATTCAAGTAAACCTTGACGCAGTAAAAATGCAAGGTTACGGACTTTCAGTTCCTCAGGTTCAACAAACTATTTTGACTTCGAACTTGGATTTCCCTACAGGAAATATTCAAACTCGTAACCAAAAAATCTTAATCCGTTTAGCGGGTAAATATAAAAATGTTGAAGAATTAAGAAACTTAGTGGTTTCTTCTCAAAACGGAATTCAAGTTCGTTTAGGAGATATTGCTGATGTTCAAGATACACAAAAAATCGCGGAGAAAATTGCGCGTGTTGATCAAAAAAGTGCGATTGTACTTCAAATTGTAAAACAATCAGATGCAAATGCCGTTGCAGTAAGTGAGCAGTTAATCAAAACAATTGCAACTTTAGAAAACGATTATAAATCTTCGCAATTAAAATTGGAAGTTGCAAAAGATAGTACAGTCTTTACGCTTGAAGCAGCAGATTCTGTTGTACACGATTTATTAATTGCCGTTATTCTGGTGGCATTTGTAATGTTGTTCTTCTTGCATAGTATTAGAAACTCGTTGATTGTAATGGTTTCTATTCCTGCCTCTTTAATTGCTACATTCATCGGAATCTATTTATTAGGTTACACGCTTAACTTAATGTCTTTACTTGGTTTATCTCTTGTTGTTGGTATTCTTGTGGATGACGCGATTGTGGTATTGGAGAACATTTACCGACACATGGAAATGGGTAAAAGCCGAATCCGTGCGTCTTATGATGGAACTGCCGAAATTGGAGGTACTGTAACTTCTATTACTTTAGTAATTGTGGTGGTGTTCTTGCCAATCGCAATGAGTACAGGATTGGTATCGAACATTATTACACAATTTTGTGTTACGGTAATTATTTCTACGATGTTCTCATTATTGGCTTCATTTACTATTATTCCTTGGCTGTCTTCACGTTTTGGAAAATTAGAGCATATTGAAGGTAAAAATTTATTTGGAAGAATCATTCTTGGATTCGAAAGCTACTTAACTCGTTTTACAGATTGGATTTCAAACTTACTGAACTGGTGTTTAGATCATTATATCAAAACTATGGGGATTATCCTAGTTCTGTTCTTTGGAACGATCTTCTGGTTAATGGGAGGTGGATATATTGGAGGAGAATTCTTCGCATCATCTGATAGTGGTGAGTTCTTAGTTCAAATTGAGATGCCAAAAGACGCTTCTTTGGAACAGACTAACTTTATGACGCAAAAAGCAGAAGCTTTCTTAAAAGGAGAGAAATATGTTTTCAGCCAAATTACAACAGTAGGACAAACAAGTGAAGGTTTAGGTGCGGCTCAAGCAACAGCTTACAAAGCAGAGATTGACGTTAAAATGATCGAGCAAAAAGATCGTACAGATGATGCCAACGTTTATGCAGCTAAAACAAAACGTAAACTGGAGAAAATTTTAGTTGGTGCTAAAGTAAAAACCGTTCCTGTAGGTATCTTAGGAACAGCTGAAGATGCAACTTTAGGTTTGATCGTAACAGGTCCAAACGTAGAAAGTGCCATGAAGTTTGCTAAAATGGCAGAAGCTGAATTACGTACAATTCCTGGAACAACTGAGATTAAACTAACAGTTGAAGACGGAAATCCAGAAATCAACGTTCAGGTTGACAGAGATAAAATGGCTGCGTTAGGTTTAACGTTACAAACAGTAGGTTTAACGATGCAGACAGCTTATAGTGGTAATACTGATGGTAAGTTTAGAGCTGGTGAATACGAATACGACATCAACATCAAATACAACGAATTTGATAGAAAAAATATTACCGATGTTAGTAATTTGATTTTCATCAACAACGCTGGTCAGCAGATTAAATTAAACCAATTCGCGACTATCACTGAAGGTTCTGGACCAAGTAAATTAGAGCGTAGAGATAAAACGGCTTCTGTAACTGTACAAGGTCAGAACGTTGGTGTGCCGGCAGGAACAATCGTTACACAATGGCAAGAAAAATTAGACAAACTGAAAAAACCAGTTGGAGTTAACTACATCTGGGGAGGTGACCAAGAAAACCAATCTGAAGGTTTTGGTACTTTAGGAATCGCATTATTAGCCGCTATTATTTTGGTTTACCTTGTAATGGTGGGATTGTATGACAGTTTCGTTCACCCGTTTGTGGTATTGTTCGCGATTCCGCTTTCGTTCATTGGGGTTTTATTCGCACTAGCGTTGACAAACAATACCTTAAATATCTTTACCATTTTAGGGGTAATCATGTTGATTGGTTTGGTGTGTAAGAATGCCATCATGCTTGTCGATTATACAAATCAGCGAAGAGCGGCTGGAGAATCAATTAGAAATGCCTTGATTCAAGCAAACCACGCTCGTTTGCGTCCGATCTTGATGACAACAATTGCGATGGTATTTGGTATGTTCCCGATTGCATTGGCATCTGGAGCTGGAGCAGAATGGAAAAATGGATTGGCTTGGGTAATTATTGGAGGTTTGATTTCTTCATTATTCCTAACGTTAATTGTAGTTCCTGTGATCTATGATATTATGGAGAAAATTATTAGAAAATTCTCTAAAGGAGAAAAAATCGATTACGAAGCTGAAATGGTTGCCGATTATGAGCATACAGAATTAAGCGAAGACGGTTTTAATCCAAAACATACCCATTAA